A DNA window from Aureibaculum sp. 2308TA14-22 contains the following coding sequences:
- a CDS encoding T9SS type A sorting domain-containing protein, which translates to MKLKLIILLLLFASHLIAQTTNGDIEDYIGAIIDNAPGNLGDDYSEPSLSQLTTWNTTIDYLLTDNLTSARSTVNGLNYQITEFTDTSITPNQVFYVLEEKSPQSKYWGTYVFSKTSTRNNLIIQAPHSKYDTNTGKQAVYCFKNTVAKALFINGTHRCNSDDFSSCSGTTSVCGSSDSYRKSDLAHNVHSVFQKTTENLFIAISNSVFIQLHGFGKKTTDPYVIMSNGTRETPATDYATQIKDALLVEDSSLTFKLAHIDTDWTRLIGFTNTQGRLINNSADFCLTSASTTSGRFVHIEQEKSKLRNNEAGWNKMSNALASVFESTLSTDNYNLDHQISVYPNPTKSGITIKGTDINSIEIYNTLGQQIELLKNSSNAPTLKIDLKPFSKGIYHLKINSTSGIASKKIIYL; encoded by the coding sequence ATGAAGCTTAAACTCATAATATTACTTTTATTATTTGCCTCGCATTTAATTGCTCAGACTACTAATGGAGATATAGAAGATTACATCGGTGCTATTATTGACAATGCCCCTGGTAATTTAGGTGATGATTATTCAGAACCAAGTTTATCGCAATTGACTACTTGGAATACTACCATCGACTATTTACTAACGGATAATTTAACTAGTGCGAGATCTACAGTAAATGGACTTAATTATCAGATAACAGAATTTACGGACACCTCTATTACTCCAAATCAAGTTTTTTATGTTTTGGAAGAGAAATCTCCGCAATCAAAGTATTGGGGCACCTATGTATTTAGTAAAACCTCAACCCGTAACAATTTAATTATCCAAGCACCACATTCAAAATATGATACCAATACGGGTAAACAGGCAGTTTATTGTTTTAAAAACACTGTTGCAAAGGCTTTATTCATAAATGGTACACACCGTTGTAATAGTGATGATTTTTCCTCATGTTCGGGTACTACAAGTGTTTGTGGTAGTAGCGATTCGTATCGAAAATCGGATTTGGCTCATAATGTACATTCGGTTTTTCAAAAAACTACAGAAAATTTATTTATTGCAATTTCTAATTCTGTTTTTATACAATTACATGGTTTTGGTAAAAAAACTACAGATCCTTATGTTATTATGAGTAATGGAACCCGAGAAACACCTGCAACGGATTATGCAACTCAAATTAAAGATGCCCTGTTGGTTGAAGACAGTTCTTTAACTTTTAAATTAGCTCATATAGATACAGATTGGACACGCTTAATTGGGTTTACAAATACCCAAGGAAGACTCATTAACAATTCAGCAGATTTCTGCTTAACTTCTGCCTCAACAACTTCGGGGAGATTTGTCCATATTGAACAAGAAAAATCTAAACTAAGGAATAATGAAGCGGGCTGGAATAAAATGAGCAACGCTCTGGCATCTGTATTTGAATCAACCTTAAGTACTGACAACTATAATTTAGATCATCAAATTTCTGTATACCCCAACCCAACTAAAAGTGGTATTACTATCAAAGGAACGGATATTAATTCTATAGAAATTTATAACACGTTAGGGCAGCAGATTGAACTTTTAAAAAATTCTTCCAATGCCCCAACATTAAAAATTGATTTAAAGCCATTTTCAAAAGGCATTTATCACCTAAAAATTAATTCAACTTCTGG
- a CDS encoding SusD/RagB family nutrient-binding outer membrane lipoprotein, protein MKTTYRILLSFVFLFSATACDDYLDVNDNPNQLVEVPTGTLLLKGTLLANAQVQQGHLSRVSGYYTGGLIGLNLVQQTIYNYDYTPGDTNGTWGHIYNGILVQNKEIRRVSPNLDMLMAIIDINEALAVGTAASLFGDVPYSTAVPDDPSLNSPDPTFDAQADVYAAMQTLLDNAITKIDNSTTSVGDEDNYFNGSKSKWRAAANTLKARYYLQTKQYAQALNYVADGINSASGTMAYNPIGEVDGNSNILYNFVNSSRAGDMTGEGSFYRDLIDPANANGRNNAKTDETARRQYSYVNGDGEQAGGIDDPTTPMKLVSYEENLLIWAECLLRGGNTQDAIDKLNELRAHLNSGNAFNIINATDTYKYEAYEMADFENGGMENTDGIDVDRAVLREIIEERYVTGFTTFMPFNDVRRLRASDSDVIVPFPLNTASATQNPQRLLYPQDEINGNENIPNPIPDIFTPTPVNQ, encoded by the coding sequence ATGAAGACAACATATAGAATTTTATTATCATTTGTTTTTCTATTCTCCGCAACCGCATGCGATGATTATTTAGATGTAAATGATAATCCAAATCAGTTAGTAGAAGTGCCTACAGGTACGCTTCTATTAAAAGGAACTTTACTGGCAAATGCTCAAGTACAGCAAGGTCATTTATCCAGAGTGTCAGGTTATTACACAGGAGGCTTAATCGGCTTAAATTTAGTGCAACAAACTATTTATAATTATGACTATACTCCAGGAGATACTAACGGAACTTGGGGACATATTTATAATGGTATTTTAGTTCAAAACAAAGAAATAAGAAGAGTTTCTCCTAATCTAGATATGCTTATGGCAATAATAGATATTAATGAGGCATTGGCAGTAGGTACTGCTGCTTCATTGTTTGGAGATGTGCCTTATTCTACAGCTGTACCCGATGATCCAAGTTTGAATTCACCTGACCCGACTTTTGATGCACAAGCAGATGTTTATGCTGCTATGCAGACTTTATTGGATAATGCGATAACTAAAATAGATAATTCTACTACATCAGTAGGCGATGAGGATAACTATTTTAATGGAAGTAAATCTAAATGGAGAGCTGCAGCAAATACGTTAAAAGCCCGCTACTATTTACAAACCAAACAGTATGCACAAGCATTAAATTATGTGGCTGATGGTATAAATAGTGCTTCAGGTACAATGGCTTACAATCCAATAGGAGAAGTTGATGGCAACAGTAACATACTTTACAACTTTGTTAATAGTAGTCGTGCTGGAGATATGACCGGAGAAGGTTCTTTTTATAGAGATTTAATTGACCCAGCCAATGCTAACGGCAGAAATAATGCTAAGACAGATGAGACCGCTCGCAGACAGTACTCTTACGTTAATGGTGATGGAGAACAAGCAGGCGGTATCGATGATCCTACAACGCCAATGAAATTGGTAAGTTACGAAGAAAATTTACTAATTTGGGCAGAATGTTTATTAAGAGGTGGTAATACGCAAGATGCTATTGATAAATTAAATGAGCTAAGAGCACACTTAAATTCTGGTAACGCTTTTAATATTATTAATGCAACTGATACTTACAAGTATGAGGCATATGAAATGGCTGATTTTGAAAATGGAGGTATGGAAAATACTGACGGTATTGATGTTGATAGAGCGGTATTAAGAGAAATTATTGAAGAACGTTATGTTACAGGTTTCACAACATTTATGCCCTTTAATGATGTGCGTAGATTGCGAGCATCAGATAGTGATGTAATTGTACCTTTTCCTTTAAACACGGCTTCTGCAACACAGAACCCACAAAGACTTTTATATCCGCAGGATGAAATTAATGGTAATGAGAATATTCCTAATCCAATACCAGATATATTTACCCCAACACCTGTAAATCAATAA
- a CDS encoding SusC/RagA family TonB-linked outer membrane protein gives MIRKLIFSVFAILITSSFVYAQRTVTGTVNDASGPLPGASVIIKGTTTGTTTDFDGNFSVDVPEGNATLVISFLGYVTKEVAVSANQSSITVTLEEDSQALDEVVVTALGFVEQRDKMASTYSKIEADKLVQPVENKIIDGIAGKAAGVSINATSGDPGAGSNIQIRGTSSLGGSSQPLIVVDGVPLNNDNISGSGDSDASAGVSQQSRLNDLNPDDIESFQVFKGASAGALYGSRALNGVIVITTKKGKAGRLNVTFSSGISIDEIAYKHPLQKTFGQGTNGNYSPTSAFSWGDRIADRSGAADVVDTGGQYFESLVTDNIIYPIDDKNSTEVYTDRNFDKVFQQGITYDNRFTVSSGNEKGTFFLSGGHVSQEGIVKSSYYKKTNFTVNATSNLTKKLTTNIKANYIHTGSNRTQQGSNTAGLYLGLLRTAPDFDITDYKGNYVSSSGSVTPFRHRSYRRYLGNSDNAIYNNPLWTINEQESSANVNRLVGTGEMKYQWNDNITTILRGGVDFYVDSRVYFFPWYTAGSARRYGLIDDETINNQEFNGDLLTNFNYELTEKLNTNIVLGFGLNDRRRKRNYSTADNFIANFRSPLDPAEIAPKENISSETTRTLRRNIRFYGTANFDYANQLILQLGGAFEKHSTLPKDNNGFFYPSAELGWTFSNAIGKSDALSFGKLRLAYGQVANVPIAHREQTVFEVGSFSTFSDGIALEDFGGGFQFDERLGNANLKPEIKTEYEVGLDFRLFKNRVSLSTTYYTNKTEDVLLTIAIPPSLGFDNIYGNGATIENKGFEVEARYNFLKNEDWNASISANFSTNENVVSKLEGGGVINFTSGSSIISVAKEGEPLGILMTQGALRDANGDMILDANGFPQVDTSGDLIVGDPNPDWRGGIQFDLSYKNISLSALFDTSQGNDMAQRTRFITSYFGTHADVGNTITLTEDLVNHDGDIVTAGTTVRGNVGNFGGGNVLLDENYYRTLYGFGDGKLNEFAVDDASWTRFRELSLSYTLNSESFKKATGFQSIEFTASGRNLVIWTDVVGIDPDVNQFGVGRGKGLDYFSNPGARTYAFGIKFNY, from the coding sequence ATGATTCGTAAATTGATTTTTTCTGTGTTTGCCATACTGATAACTAGTAGTTTTGTGTATGCACAGCGTACCGTAACGGGTACCGTAAACGATGCTTCTGGCCCGTTGCCAGGTGCTAGCGTTATTATTAAAGGTACAACCACCGGAACTACAACTGACTTTGACGGAAACTTTTCTGTTGATGTGCCTGAAGGTAATGCTACACTAGTAATTAGCTTTCTAGGGTATGTTACAAAGGAAGTTGCAGTAAGTGCCAATCAATCTTCTATTACAGTAACATTGGAAGAAGATTCACAAGCTTTGGATGAAGTAGTAGTTACTGCCCTTGGTTTCGTAGAACAACGAGATAAAATGGCTTCTACGTATTCTAAAATTGAAGCAGATAAATTAGTACAACCCGTCGAAAATAAAATTATTGATGGTATTGCTGGTAAAGCTGCAGGTGTAAGTATTAATGCAACTTCTGGTGACCCAGGTGCTGGATCTAACATTCAAATTAGAGGTACTAGCTCTTTAGGCGGATCAAGTCAACCTTTAATTGTTGTTGATGGTGTACCGTTAAATAATGATAATATTTCAGGTTCTGGTGATAGTGATGCTTCTGCGGGAGTTTCGCAACAATCACGTTTAAATGACTTAAACCCAGATGATATTGAGTCTTTTCAAGTATTTAAAGGAGCTTCTGCCGGAGCATTATATGGTTCAAGAGCCTTAAATGGTGTAATTGTAATTACTACCAAAAAAGGTAAGGCAGGTCGCTTAAACGTAACTTTTTCTTCAGGTATTTCTATTGATGAAATTGCTTATAAGCATCCGTTACAAAAAACGTTTGGGCAAGGTACAAACGGAAATTATAGCCCAACTTCAGCATTTTCTTGGGGTGATAGGATTGCGGATAGAAGTGGAGCAGCTGATGTTGTAGATACAGGTGGTCAATACTTTGAATCTTTGGTTACCGACAATATTATTTATCCTATTGATGATAAAAATTCAACAGAGGTTTATACCGATAGAAACTTTGATAAAGTATTTCAACAAGGAATAACTTATGATAACCGATTTACGGTGAGTAGTGGTAATGAAAAAGGAACTTTCTTTTTAAGTGGTGGACATGTAAGCCAAGAAGGTATTGTGAAAAGTAGTTATTATAAAAAGACAAACTTTACTGTAAATGCTACTTCAAATTTAACTAAAAAGTTAACGACCAATATTAAGGCAAACTATATCCATACAGGCTCAAATAGAACACAACAAGGCTCTAATACTGCAGGTTTGTATTTAGGGTTATTGAGAACGGCTCCTGACTTTGATATAACGGATTATAAAGGTAATTATGTGAGTAGTTCAGGTTCCGTTACTCCTTTCCGTCATCGTTCTTATAGAAGATATTTAGGAAATAGTGATAACGCTATTTATAATAATCCGCTTTGGACCATAAATGAACAGGAAAGTTCAGCAAACGTAAATAGACTAGTGGGTACAGGAGAGATGAAATATCAATGGAACGATAATATCACTACTATTTTAAGAGGAGGTGTAGATTTTTATGTAGATAGCAGGGTATATTTCTTTCCATGGTACACAGCAGGTTCTGCCCGTAGATATGGATTAATTGACGATGAAACTATCAACAATCAAGAATTTAATGGTGACTTATTGACCAATTTTAATTATGAATTGACAGAAAAGTTAAATACAAATATTGTATTAGGTTTTGGTTTAAACGATAGAAGACGTAAGCGTAACTATTCTACTGCAGATAATTTTATTGCTAATTTTAGAAGCCCTTTAGATCCTGCAGAAATTGCTCCTAAAGAAAATATTTCTTCAGAAACGACAAGAACATTAAGAAGAAACATTCGTTTTTACGGAACAGCTAATTTTGATTATGCAAATCAATTGATTTTACAATTAGGTGGAGCTTTTGAAAAGCATTCTACATTACCAAAAGATAATAACGGATTCTTTTATCCTAGTGCTGAATTGGGCTGGACCTTTAGCAATGCAATAGGAAAGTCTGACGCTCTTTCGTTTGGTAAGTTGCGTTTAGCTTACGGACAAGTAGCAAATGTACCTATTGCACACAGAGAGCAAACAGTTTTTGAAGTAGGTTCTTTTTCTACATTTTCTGACGGGATTGCCCTAGAAGATTTTGGAGGAGGATTTCAGTTTGATGAACGTTTGGGTAATGCAAATTTAAAACCCGAAATTAAAACAGAATATGAAGTTGGTCTTGATTTCCGTTTGTTCAAAAATAGAGTATCATTATCAACCACTTATTACACAAATAAGACTGAAGATGTTTTATTGACTATAGCAATTCCGCCTTCTTTAGGTTTTGATAATATTTATGGTAATGGTGCAACTATAGAAAATAAAGGTTTTGAAGTAGAGGCAAGGTATAACTTCTTAAAAAATGAAGATTGGAATGCATCAATTAGTGCAAATTTTAGTACAAATGAAAATGTTGTTTCCAAACTAGAGGGTGGTGGCGTTATCAACTTCACATCAGGAAGTTCAATAATTTCAGTAGCTAAAGAAGGAGAGCCATTAGGAATTTTAATGACTCAAGGTGCTCTTCGTGATGCCAATGGAGATATGATTTTAGATGCCAATGGTTTCCCTCAAGTTGATACAAGTGGTGACCTTATAGTTGGTGATCCAAACCCTGATTGGAGAGGCGGCATACAATTTGACTTGTCATACAAAAATATAAGTTTATCTGCTTTATTTGATACCAGTCAAGGTAATGACATGGCACAACGTACTCGATTTATTACATCATATTTTGGTACACATGCCGATGTTGGGAATACAATTACGCTAACTGAAGATTTAGTAAATCATGATGGTGACATAGTCACAGCTGGAACTACTGTTAGGGGTAATGTAGGTAATTTTGGTGGTGGTAATGTACTATTGGACGAGAACTATTACAGGACGCTCTATGGTTTTGGGGATGGTAAATTAAATGAATTTGCTGTTGATGATGCTAGTTGGACACGTTTTAGAGAACTTTCTTTGTCTTATACGTTAAATTCTGAGAGCTTTAAAAAAGCAACAGGTTTCCAATCTATTGAGTTCACTGCTTCTGGTAGAAATTTAGTAATTTGGACAGATGTGGTAGGTATAGATCCTGACGTTAACCAATTTGGTGTAGGTAGAGGAAAAGGATTAGATTATTTCTCTAATCCAGGTGCCAGAACTTATGCGTTCGGTATTAAGTTTAACTATTAA
- a CDS encoding M14 family metallopeptidase yields the protein MIANKAVIGVALLFLFIGCSSVKKVKFSNPVDTTTRPIANQTKKTYKLVNVDVYASNEFDGARLNGFEQENDSTALVIIHPENAPINNSAYYAFKTWSTTSKPFYFKFKYPKGYKHRYIPKLKINNTWDIIDSTAVFKQDTIITIKLNLTTSPVIVAAQEINTSTDVKNWYTNLVKGKEDFVRVKSAGKSRLNRNLPVLEISKGETKNKDLIVLITRQHPPEVTGYLAFQSFLTTLLEKNELSEEFLNKYHILAFPIMNPDGVDMGHWRHNMGGVDLNRDWGVYNQPEIKQVVSHINKTLKKNKSKLILGLDFHSTWYDVFYTNTIRESTNLPNFEEKWFSALEEKIPNYKVNEASANSNRPTSKGWFLNGQNAVGITYEIGDDTPRKFIEMKGKVSAKEMMKILINKK from the coding sequence ATGATTGCGAATAAAGCTGTAATTGGTGTTGCATTATTGTTTCTATTTATAGGCTGTAGCAGTGTTAAAAAAGTTAAATTTTCTAACCCTGTTGATACTACGACTAGACCTATTGCTAATCAAACTAAGAAAACCTATAAATTAGTTAATGTTGATGTTTATGCTAGCAACGAATTTGATGGAGCTAGATTAAATGGTTTTGAACAGGAAAATGATAGTACAGCTTTGGTTATTATCCATCCTGAAAACGCTCCTATAAATAATAGTGCATATTATGCGTTTAAAACATGGTCAACTACTTCTAAACCTTTCTATTTTAAATTTAAATACCCAAAAGGATATAAACACAGGTATATTCCTAAATTAAAAATAAATAATACTTGGGATATTATAGATTCTACTGCTGTTTTTAAACAAGACACTATAATAACTATAAAATTAAATTTAACCACAAGCCCTGTGATAGTTGCAGCTCAAGAAATCAATACCTCTACAGATGTAAAAAATTGGTACACTAACCTTGTGAAAGGGAAGGAAGATTTTGTAAGGGTTAAAAGTGCAGGAAAATCAAGACTAAATAGAAATTTACCCGTATTGGAAATTTCAAAAGGAGAAACCAAGAATAAAGATCTTATTGTGTTGATTACCAGACAACATCCGCCTGAAGTTACAGGTTATTTAGCTTTTCAAAGTTTTTTGACGACACTTTTAGAAAAAAATGAGCTGTCTGAAGAGTTTTTAAATAAATATCATATTTTAGCCTTTCCAATTATGAATCCTGATGGTGTGGACATGGGGCATTGGAGGCATAATATGGGTGGTGTTGACTTGAACAGGGATTGGGGCGTTTATAATCAGCCCGAAATAAAACAAGTAGTAAGTCATATTAATAAAACGCTTAAAAAGAATAAATCAAAATTAATATTAGGGTTAGATTTCCACTCTACTTGGTATGATGTTTTTTACACTAACACTATAAGGGAGAGTACCAATCTTCCAAATTTTGAAGAAAAGTGGTTTAGTGCTTTAGAAGAAAAAATACCTAACTATAAAGTAAATGAAGCATCTGCTAACAGCAACAGACCAACTTCAAAAGGATGGTTTTTAAATGGACAAAATGCAGTAGGGATAACTTATGAAATAGGAGATGATACTCCAAGAAAATTTATTGAAATGAAAGGTAAAGTTTCAGCCAAAGAAATGATGAAAATATTAATTAACAAAAAGTAA
- a CDS encoding glycoside hydrolase family 9 protein, giving the protein MRKTIVGIFISFLLLSFALKKETSWIRINQLGYLPQSVKVAVLGSKGTIEVKTFSLVDAKTDKTIFISDKITAKEAFGPFTTSFRLNFSDLKAKGEYYILAGNVKSPIFKIDDNVYDGTADFLLKYMRQQRCGYNPYLTDSCHLDDGYIVYNPGKNGQRIDVTGGWHDASDYLQYTATSANAVFQLLMSYRENPKSFTDAHQANGLPGPNGIPDIIDEAKFGMDWLLKMNPSPTEFYNQIADDRDHAGYRLPNHDSVVYHPELKGRPVYLASSKPQGYKKYKNRSTGLASTTGKYASAFALGANILKPFFPDYVKKLPNRAVDAFKYGQKYPGVSQTAPGGAPYFYEEENWHDDMELAAASLYKLTGKDNYKKNALNYATKEKISPWIGKDTARHYQYYPFLNAGHFELATAIENNEKEIVVNYYKKGLELLQERGENNPFLVGTPFIWCSNNFVTAAVTQCKLYRELTNDNQYLEMEAALRDWLFGCNPWGTSMIVGLPEDGDNPEDPHSSLNHLYNYQTDGGLVDGPVYGSIFNNLIGLKLHNVDAHAEFQSDYVVYHDDVGDYSTNEPTMDGTASLVYYLSSMENESRRIGHKKSELVYDKTRAIIRGDVNTKNINLVFTGHEFADGAENILNTLKKHNIKASFFLTGDFYRNPNFKGFIKQAVADGHYLGAHSDKHLLYNDWTKEKKRLVTYKEFKNDLNANYQEMEKFGVKKEDTPYFLPPYEWNDEYITQWAHRQKLTLINYTPGTLSHADYTTPDDKNYKDTRVIYNSILNHEADKNLNGFMLLSHIGTDTKRTDKFYLKLETLIQELDKRGYDFVSLKTLLEK; this is encoded by the coding sequence ATGAGGAAAACAATAGTTGGTATTTTTATATCGTTTCTTCTTTTGAGTTTTGCTCTGAAAAAAGAAACCTCATGGATTAGGATAAACCAATTGGGCTATTTACCACAATCCGTTAAAGTAGCGGTATTGGGCTCTAAAGGAACTATTGAAGTAAAAACTTTTTCATTGGTTGATGCAAAAACCGATAAAACCATTTTTATATCTGATAAAATTACGGCCAAAGAAGCATTTGGACCGTTCACAACTTCGTTCCGCTTGAATTTTTCCGACTTAAAGGCAAAAGGGGAATATTACATTCTTGCAGGAAACGTCAAATCGCCCATATTTAAAATTGATGATAATGTCTATGATGGTACGGCAGATTTCCTATTAAAATACATGAGGCAACAGCGTTGTGGCTATAATCCGTATTTAACGGATTCCTGTCATTTAGATGATGGTTATATTGTTTACAATCCCGGTAAAAACGGTCAACGAATTGATGTTACCGGTGGTTGGCACGATGCCTCGGATTATTTGCAATACACGGCAACCTCAGCCAATGCGGTATTTCAATTGCTTATGTCGTATCGTGAAAACCCTAAGTCTTTTACCGATGCACATCAAGCCAATGGTTTGCCAGGACCAAATGGCATTCCCGATATTATTGATGAAGCTAAATTTGGTATGGATTGGCTGTTGAAAATGAATCCATCACCAACCGAATTTTACAATCAAATTGCAGATGATAGGGACCATGCAGGATACAGATTACCTAATCATGATAGTGTGGTTTATCATCCTGAATTAAAAGGTCGCCCCGTTTATTTGGCCTCATCTAAACCGCAAGGCTATAAAAAATATAAAAACCGCTCAACGGGCTTGGCTTCTACAACGGGTAAATATGCCTCGGCTTTTGCCTTAGGTGCGAATATATTAAAGCCTTTTTTTCCTGATTATGTAAAAAAATTACCCAATAGAGCCGTGGATGCCTTTAAATACGGTCAAAAATATCCCGGCGTAAGCCAAACCGCTCCTGGCGGTGCTCCCTATTTTTATGAAGAAGAAAACTGGCATGATGATATGGAACTTGCAGCGGCCTCATTATATAAACTTACGGGTAAAGACAATTATAAAAAAAACGCCCTGAATTATGCCACAAAAGAAAAAATATCTCCATGGATCGGTAAGGATACCGCCAGGCATTATCAATACTATCCTTTTTTAAATGCTGGGCATTTTGAATTGGCAACAGCAATCGAAAATAACGAAAAAGAAATCGTGGTCAATTATTACAAAAAAGGATTGGAATTGCTTCAAGAGCGAGGTGAAAACAATCCGTTTTTAGTGGGTACACCTTTTATTTGGTGCTCCAACAATTTTGTAACCGCTGCGGTTACGCAATGTAAATTGTATAGAGAATTGACGAATGACAACCAGTATTTAGAAATGGAAGCTGCTTTACGCGATTGGCTTTTTGGCTGTAACCCATGGGGCACAAGTATGATTGTTGGATTGCCCGAAGATGGCGACAATCCCGAAGACCCGCATTCTTCGTTAAACCACTTGTATAATTACCAAACTGATGGTGGATTGGTAGATGGTCCTGTTTATGGCTCAATTTTTAATAACCTAATCGGATTAAAGTTGCACAATGTGGATGCCCATGCCGAATTCCAATCGGATTATGTGGTTTATCACGATGATGTAGGCGATTATTCCACCAACGAACCCACCATGGACGGTACTGCAAGTTTAGTGTATTATCTATCCAGTATGGAAAATGAAAGTAGAAGAATCGGTCATAAAAAAAGTGAACTCGTTTATGATAAAACCAGGGCAATTATCCGTGGCGATGTTAATACTAAAAATATAAACTTGGTTTTTACAGGCCATGAATTTGCAGATGGGGCCGAGAATATTTTAAATACGTTAAAAAAACACAATATTAAAGCCTCGTTTTTCTTGACCGGCGATTTTTATAGAAACCCCAACTTTAAAGGTTTTATAAAACAAGCCGTAGCTGATGGACATTATCTCGGAGCTCATTCCGACAAGCATTTGTTGTATAACGATTGGACAAAGGAAAAAAAGCGTTTAGTTACTTACAAGGAATTTAAAAATGACTTGAATGCAAACTATCAAGAAATGGAAAAGTTCGGTGTAAAAAAGGAAGATACGCCCTACTTTTTGCCTCCTTATGAATGGAATGATGAATATATAACCCAATGGGCACACAGGCAAAAATTAACACTGATAAATTATACGCCTGGTACACTTTCACATGCTGATTATACTACACCGGATGATAAAAATTATAAAGATACCCGAGTAATTTATAATTCGATTCTAAATCATGAAGCAGATAAAAACCTCAACGGATTTATGCTCTTGAGCCATATTGGTACAGATACTAAAAGGACTGATAAATTCTATTTAAAATTGGAAACGTTAATTCAAGAATTAGATAAAAGAGGTTATGATTTTGTTTCATTAAAAACCTTGCTAGAAAAATAA
- a CDS encoding DUF5009 domain-containing protein, with protein MAATTISKNRILSIDIIRALTMFFMIFVNDLWSITHVPKWLLHTKTNEDGMGFSDVIFPLFLFIVGLSIPLAINIRKKKNDNTFQIFKHILERTIALLVMGFFMVNYEYINNDALPFSKYIWQLLMATAILLIWLHYKPIKKIKKHHTIALKSLGALILIYLAFIYKGGTLEELTWMKPHWWGILGLIGWAYFLNVIVYLALGRNLTVLGSIFLLFNFLNVQEFGFFESLPAFKIVISASNYALVMAGVFCTSLFLKFKEKGKIDQFLVIISILGLLLISYGFLIRPSFIISKNLATPSWTSICIGIGYLTYVVLFIIIDKLGYYKWAKLIKPAGTSTLTCYLMPYFIYPLIALTAFKLPEFFTAGSIGIVKSLLFSLLIILFVGWLEKYKVRLKI; from the coding sequence ATGGCCGCCACTACAATATCAAAAAACAGAATCCTTAGCATTGATATTATCAGGGCATTAACTATGTTTTTTATGATTTTTGTAAACGATTTATGGTCCATAACCCATGTTCCTAAATGGTTATTACACACCAAAACAAATGAAGATGGCATGGGTTTTTCCGACGTTATTTTTCCATTATTTCTATTTATTGTTGGGTTATCCATCCCTCTAGCTATTAATATAAGAAAAAAGAAAAACGACAATACTTTTCAAATTTTCAAACACATCTTAGAAAGAACTATTGCCTTGCTTGTTATGGGATTTTTTATGGTCAATTACGAGTATATTAATAATGATGCTTTACCCTTTTCAAAATATATTTGGCAACTCTTAATGGCAACGGCCATACTGCTCATTTGGTTGCATTATAAACCTATAAAAAAAATAAAAAAGCATCATACTATAGCTTTAAAATCACTTGGAGCTTTAATCTTAATCTATCTGGCTTTTATCTATAAAGGTGGGACTTTAGAAGAACTCACTTGGATGAAACCACATTGGTGGGGTATTTTAGGATTAATTGGTTGGGCCTATTTTTTAAATGTAATAGTGTATTTAGCATTGGGTAGAAATTTAACAGTTCTTGGATCCATCTTTTTATTATTTAACTTTTTGAATGTTCAAGAGTTTGGCTTTTTTGAAAGCTTGCCCGCTTTTAAAATTGTAATTAGTGCTTCAAACTATGCACTAGTTATGGCGGGTGTTTTTTGTACTTCTTTGTTTCTAAAATTTAAAGAAAAGGGTAAAATAGACCAATTCTTGGTGATAATAAGTATTTTAGGGCTACTACTTATTAGCTATGGTTTTTTAATAAGACCCTCATTTATCATATCGAAAAACCTTGCCACACCATCATGGACAAGCATTTGCATAGGTATTGGCTATTTAACGTATGTGGTCTTATTTATTATTATCGATAAGTTGGGGTATTATAAATGGGCTAAACTCATTAAGCCTGCGGGTACCAGTACGCTAACCTGTTACTTAATGCCTTATTTTATTTATCCATTAATAGCTCTAACGGCATTTAAATTGCCTGAATTTTTTACCGCTGGAAGTATTGGTATTGTAAAGTCATTACTTTTTTCTTTATTAATTATTCTTTTTGTTGGTTGGTTAGAGAAGTATAAGGTTAGGTTGAAAATATGA